Part of the Nicotiana sylvestris chromosome 5, ASM39365v2, whole genome shotgun sequence genome is shown below.
ttctagagatcgaaatttaattttgagacttccagaattttgataatgaattataggactgatctggaaagtttggtctaattttatCAAGTCGCGATTTGGTTTTTGAcatgaaacatgagttaattgtttaacaagcgaaatgggtattgaagtaagcaaatgagctccaaattgagttttgactgaaggactatgttcgtattattatttgtgactcataggaacaagaatcatcgaattctgagtttgtatgatggagttagagcctttttagtgaaaagaaaagctgctacaattttctgggcagtttctgcatttttcgtacgtgtgaacagtaaccgcacctgcgtgaacagtatcgGTGTACAATACCATGTACAGTAAacatgaacagtatccgtgtacaggACATATGAACATTATCCCGTATACAGTACCCGTGAATAGTGCCGTGAACAGTACTAATGAACAGTAAAATGCGTGAACAGTAATcgcgaaaatttctggacagtgTATGATTCGGGCAGTCCGAgagttttctcatttttggagctatggagctcggattgaagcgattttcaccatatggattggggtaagtgttctatatccaaaagtaattatatttaatgattccatggttattttcatcaagaattagtgaatcaaatggaagaaattggagaaaatttgtaaacttttcaaaaacgaaaattctaaatttggaggccgaattgttgtcGGATTTCGGTAAAATTCGTATGGTtaaactcgtggaaggataagggacccattgatgtaaaaatttctgagtttcgagaagtgggcccagggctcgggttttgctaatttcgggatttttgatacttttcgattgttttcgcttgggctttgctcccttagcatatcgtgatgtattcgttctgattttggatagattcgacatgcatggaggccaatttgaggggcaaaggcgtcgcgagctagatatttcgccggttcgaggtaagtaatgattgtaaatactgtcctgagggtttgaaaccccggattatacgtcgttgtgttactttgaggtgacttgcacgctggatgacgagcgtggggtagatcaccgctggggattgtgacctagtccatcccgaacgtatattttaatgcgtatttgatagttaattgtttgacattattatatttttgggatgtatgccatgtttggggccttgtgccgacttgttgagacccttaggagcatttttactatctttcctcactctatttgtttgaaagcatattctcagtcatgttttacctatttattgctcaaatctggctttatcactatattcttaaaatgtggaaattgttttgggctgagttccctgttttactgagatagaccgagggtctgattgtgagattgatgactgagatagactgagagtctgatggtgaggttaatgactgagagaggccgatgtcctagttgtgaggattatatatctatggatcgggctgcacgccgcaacaatgtatatatatatatggatcaggttgcacgctgcagcgatacttatatggatcgggctacgcgccgcagcaatatagcgcttgggctgtaggagcccttccagagtctgcacacccccaatgagcgcagtcgactatttatatggatcggactgtgCGCCACAGtgatgcatggatcgggctgcacgccgcaacggttactttgatttcagttattgtgagagatatacggatcggctgcacgccgcagcggttactatatggtaccaattgagcgtgaatgctgagtgcgagtactgattggtaagagttgagtcacgagtgacagagaggctagcccgaggggcgatagatatatacatgcatatgagtgatgtttttgcctgagaggcctgtttatggacttattgatttcactcctctttaaagtgaatttctatcgaatatgttgatttatcgactgatttcactcatctttatattgagcctctgtcggaacgttgaacaaatgttttaaaacaacttttatttaaactggtgtttatgagatgttcagaaattaatcactgatttggtattggttatttccactgagatttttaagttatgaagtgtttatgattactgttttgcccgaggggctattttacaaactatgttttgtctgaggggccgattatggatttaatctctattattatcttAAATGGTATTGAATCCCTATTGAAATTGctggaaagtatttcaaaatgatttttactaaaagctgtattttaaaagggaaaattgactcatattatgatttgaaggcatgttgtgtttattgagcctaacgtgaatatggattcattgtttcctactgctcagcctttatttactcttattacttactgggttggagtactcacattactccctgtacctcgtgtgcagatttaggtatatcggaacccgatagcgggtgttgatagctcagtCGCGGAGTCATCatagttagcaaggtggctgcatgacgttcACAACACCacttccttcccctcattgttgttattgtatttagtacatttttagacttttgttgtattcagaccttgatagttgctcatgactagtgacaccccgatgtcgggctggtattttattccgcactgttattccaggattttattatgaaacattatttaatttaaagacttaaaattAATGACTCTTAAcgcttaaagggttaaggtgagtgttgtgtcggctggccttgtcttcatgagaggcgccatcacgaccggtccagtttggggtcgtgacagaatgATAGTAAAAacgctgagttgaagaaccaggttcttgaacttgacaccaatgtcctagaacttaggtctgagaacttaaaactaaaactaggaacaggtaagaataaagctgatcacacatatctcactctagaagaaaacttaggaaaaatgaaggatgagttgtacaggaaggatgagcagataaaagtcttaaaagaagatctacggaaggtaaaacatgaactagacagaacttgcaaatgtaacaaggcttctgatgcactttcctggctacaagaacatcatagtagcaacaaaagaggacttggctataGGACTCAAACACATAAGTGGGACCCTAAAAGCAAatacctcactcttcctgagaacaaaatctgcacacactgtggcaagactgaccattacaaaaatgaatgtaatgcaaaagaaaagaccagtcaaaagaacaaagcttttgttcaagagaaaaataggctacTTGGGTGGCCTAAAAGGAATTTGATGTATCTCTTTGCCTATATAAACGGTCCCATACTattttgggttcctaagactaacccttgatttctTTTTGCTGGTCCAAGTGAAGAGaatagccaaatatggtacatggatagtggttgctcaaaacatatgactggaagaaAGAACcggttcctttcacttgaggacctaaagggaggtaatgtctcctttggaaatggaaagaaaggtgagattattggggttgaaAATGTAGGTAAGACAAATTCTCACTCCATtaagaatgtctacttgatagatggcttgaaatacagcctgatcagtgtgtcacaactatgtgacagaggtaaccttgtagcattcactTCTtctaaatgctttgtgattaaccttaccactgacaagattgttttgccgggaaaaagagttaacaatatttacattatagatttgtctactcttttAGAAAATGAACTCACCTGTCTAAGtatgttggataatgatcccctcctgtggcacaaaagacttggtcatgctagtCTGAATCATCTAAACAAATTAGTCtttaaggacttggtgatagggttacctaacatcaaattcaaggaagacaaagtttgtgaggcctatgcaagggggaagcaggtagatcatccttcaaaagtaagaaaatggtaagcacaaccaagtcgttggaactggtccatatagatctctatggtccaatgagaaccagaggtggaaagaaatatgtaatggtacttgttgacGACTATTCTAGATTTACTTGgatactatttctaacatctaaagatgaagcatttgtcatgtttactgcttttgttagaaaaactcaaaaatagtTAGGAAATCAACTTACATctattaggtctgatcatggaactgaatttgaaaatgctaagttttctGAATTCTGTGATGagaatggtatagatcataacttctcttcctctaggactcctcaacaaaatggagtagttgaaagaaagaataagaCTCTTGAAaacatggctaggactatgcttctttctagtaaactgccccacagCTTCTAGGCAGAGGCTGcgaacactgcatgttacattatcaatagatgcatgactagacctctagtagagaagactccctatgagttacttaaagggagaaaaccaaatatatcccatcttagggcatttggatgcaagtgctttgtgcacaataatggaaaagactccctaggtaagtttgatcccataaGTGataagggagtattcttgggatattcttcacatacaaaagcatataaagtgttcaataaaagaactttgtgtgtataagaaagtgtgcatgtagtgtttgatgaaactaacattctttctgagagacaggaacatgaagatgaagccattggattggtaaaggatttgactgaagcctcagcacaagttaaagtggcaccaaaagaaagAACAGGTAATGGAACATGTTCTTCCattcagggcaacctgacaggagGAACTGATCGAAGAGGAATTGAAACAAACCCTCTAAAAAAACTTGTTCATGACTctattcctcagcaacagaacatgggagaaacatctagcagaaatcagttggttgtgaaacctcacaagtatcaaagttcccATCCTACTGAGAACATTATCACTCATCCAACATCTGGAgccaaaactagatcacaattaaagaatttgtgtgcttatgatgcctttttatctcttattgaacctaaaaatgttgttgaggctttgcaggatgcagattgggtgaatgcaatgcaagatgaactcaattagttcgagagaagtcaagtttgtcatctagttccaagacccaaggatagATCAATTActggtacaaaatgggtcttcaaaaacaaacttgacgaagatggaacagttacaagaaacaaggcaagattggtgatccaaggttacagccaagagAAGGggatagattatgatgagactttttctCCAGTtacaagactagaggcaataagactcctcatagcctttgcagcacacatggaattcactcttcatcagatggatgtcaaaagtaccTTCCTGAATGGTtacctgaaagaagaagtgtttgcgaaacaacctctagggtttgaacgacccgaaccgtcatttcctgtattttcgtcccgtattccccgttaaatgcttattcatgtttcaatatgtgtacttggtgaatttgagacaattcggatcgagtttggtatgaaatgggacaattagtctctttaaggaagaattagtttggaaaagtcaaccggacattgacttgtgagttagagggctcggaatttattttcgatgattcggttagtttcggggatgatttaaggcttagGAGAGCaacc
Proteins encoded:
- the LOC138869704 gene encoding uncharacterized protein, producing MDSGCSKHMTGRKNRFLSLEDLKGGNVSFGNGKKGEIIGVENVGKTNSHSIKNVYLIDGLKYSLISVSQLCDRGNLVAFTSSKCFVINLTTDKIVLPGKRVNNIYIIDLSTLLENELTCLSMLDNDPLLWHKRLGHASLNHLNKLVFKDLVIGLPNIKFKEDKLGNQLTSIRSDHGTEFENAKFSEFCDENGIDHNFSSSRTPQQNGVVERKNKTLENMARTMLLSSKLPHSF